In Acinetobacter piscicola, a single window of DNA contains:
- a CDS encoding TIGR03915 family putative DNA repair protein, protein MTIYIFDGTLTGLLCCVFRAFQFKEFEIEICHQAQSQNSLLGDTIVVPSDDVQAQRVWQGLKQKISISALRNFYYTFLSENAEAFQHLFNFSVYVFSSQKNIDQNYGHPSVLALSKWAKQVGREKHRMEAFVRFKKCKDALFLSLIKPDFNVLPLIERHFKARYQDQKWLIYDEQRKYGIYYDLNEIHQIQMNACEIDSNNMIGSSQNFTIELDDEEVLYDKLWKDYFNSVNIQARQNMKLHIQYVPKRYWRYLNEKIL, encoded by the coding sequence ATGACAATTTATATTTTTGATGGAACACTCACGGGACTATTGTGCTGTGTATTTCGAGCATTTCAATTTAAAGAATTTGAGATTGAAATTTGTCATCAAGCTCAATCACAAAATAGCTTATTGGGTGATACCATTGTTGTACCTTCAGATGATGTGCAAGCGCAGCGGGTGTGGCAAGGTTTAAAGCAAAAAATTTCCATAAGTGCATTAAGAAACTTTTATTACACTTTTTTATCTGAAAATGCAGAAGCTTTTCAGCATTTATTCAATTTTAGTGTCTATGTATTTTCATCACAAAAAAATATTGATCAAAATTATGGGCATCCTTCAGTTTTAGCTTTATCAAAATGGGCAAAACAAGTTGGACGTGAAAAGCACCGCATGGAAGCTTTTGTAAGATTTAAAAAGTGTAAAGATGCTTTATTTTTAAGTTTGATTAAACCCGATTTTAATGTGCTACCTTTAATCGAGCGGCATTTTAAAGCCCGTTATCAAGATCAAAAATGGTTGATTTATGATGAGCAGCGTAAATATGGGATTTACTATGATTTAAATGAAATCCATCAAATCCAGATGAATGCGTGTGAAATTGACTCAAATAATATGATTGGATCAAGTCAGAATTTTACGATTGAATTGGACGATGAAGAAGTTTTATATGACAAACTTTGGAAAGATTATTTTAATAGTGTCAATATTCAAGCACGACAAAACATGAAGTTGCATATTCAATATGTGCCAAAACGTTATTGGCGCTATTTAAATGAAAAAATACTATAA
- a CDS encoding putative DNA modification/repair radical SAM protein, whose product MSDRISEKLQILADAAKYDVSCSSSGSNRKNKEKGLGNTGSGICHSYTEDGRCVSLLKILFSNVCIYDCSYCVSRRSNDVKRASFTVQEVVDLTINFYRRNYIEGLFLSSGIFKSADFTMERMLQVVKKLRLEENFNGYIHLKTIPGASSEIIHEAGLYVDRMSINLEMPTEAGLKKFAPEKTHQEVQKDLGIVRDRLIQLKDERKMIKSVPKFVPAGQTTQMVIGAHHETDQDIILMADHHYKAFNLKRVYFSGYIPINDDEKMLPAIGSAPPLLRENRLYQSDWLMRFYGFDATEIVDDQHPYLDLDVDPKLGWALRHPEQFPVDINTADYRMILRVPGIGVRSAKKIVQARRFGKIHIDQLKRLGVAYNRAQHFIYCVDTPKFLKQQLPSQIRQQILQSGHSKYQKQLSPQLGFGF is encoded by the coding sequence ATGTCTGATCGTATCAGTGAAAAATTACAGATTTTAGCTGATGCTGCCAAATATGATGTGTCATGTTCGTCGAGTGGCAGCAATCGCAAAAATAAAGAAAAAGGTTTAGGGAACACAGGCTCAGGTATATGTCATAGTTATACCGAAGATGGTCGTTGTGTTTCTCTACTCAAAATTTTGTTTTCAAATGTCTGTATTTATGACTGTTCTTATTGTGTGTCTAGGCGTTCTAATGATGTGAAACGAGCTTCTTTTACTGTACAAGAGGTGGTGGACCTCACCATTAATTTTTATCGTCGTAATTATATTGAAGGATTATTTCTGAGTTCAGGGATCTTTAAGTCGGCGGATTTTACGATGGAACGTATGCTACAAGTGGTTAAAAAACTCAGACTTGAAGAAAATTTTAACGGCTATATTCATCTCAAAACCATTCCAGGTGCCTCGTCTGAGATTATTCATGAAGCGGGTTTATATGTAGACCGTATGAGTATTAACTTGGAAATGCCGACAGAAGCAGGACTGAAGAAATTTGCACCTGAAAAAACCCATCAAGAAGTTCAAAAAGATTTAGGAATTGTGCGTGATCGTCTCATTCAATTGAAAGATGAGCGAAAAATGATTAAATCTGTACCTAAATTTGTGCCAGCGGGTCAGACCACGCAAATGGTGATTGGTGCACATCACGAAACAGATCAAGATATTATTTTAATGGCAGATCATCATTACAAAGCATTTAACTTAAAACGCGTATATTTTTCAGGTTATATTCCTATTAATGATGATGAAAAAATGTTACCTGCCATTGGCTCAGCGCCCCCATTACTACGTGAAAATCGCTTGTATCAATCTGATTGGTTAATGCGTTTTTATGGTTTTGATGCCACTGAAATTGTCGATGATCAGCATCCTTATTTGGATTTGGATGTTGATCCTAAGCTAGGTTGGGCGTTAAGGCATCCGGAACAATTTCCTGTGGATATTAATACTGCCGATTATCGAATGATTTTACGTGTACCTGGTATTGGTGTACGTTCCGCAAAAAAAATTGTGCAGGCACGGCGGTTTGGTAAAATTCATATTGATCAATTGAAACGTTTAGGTGTGGCTTATAATCGCGCACAACATTTTATTTACTGTGTAGATACGCCGAAATTTTTAAAGCAGCAGTTACCAAGCCAAATTCGTCAACAGATTTTGCAGTCAGGTCACTCGAAATACCAGAAACAACTTTCGCCACAGTTAGGTTTTGGTTTTTAA
- a CDS encoding NAD(P)H-dependent flavin oxidoreductase, with protein sequence MNILERLGIRHPIFLAPMAGVSTPELAAEVANQGGLGSLGLGANSVSAAREQILKTQELTSLPFQVNFFCHQPEALNETANQRWIEHLKPEFAKFNAEAPQDLKCIYPSFLDNDDFLNLVLQTQPKAVSFHFGIPHAYQIQQLKDANIITMVSATNLAEAKAIEAAGIDIIIAQGVEAGGHRGIFNPDLDGAIKTFDLIQLIKKYCQTPVVAAGGIMNGQQAKQALNLGAEAVQLGTAFVQCKSSNANTAYRKALFDHPITQITASISGRPARGLINQWASFIDLPDRPPVAPYPYAYDLAKQLNALAVQNGEVGYGAFWAGSNVAQIRPLEAQDLINQLVLEMNQA encoded by the coding sequence ATGAATATATTAGAACGCTTAGGAATCCGGCACCCTATTTTTTTAGCCCCAATGGCAGGTGTTTCCACACCTGAATTGGCAGCCGAAGTGGCAAATCAAGGAGGTCTTGGCTCACTGGGTTTAGGGGCAAATTCAGTCAGTGCTGCTCGTGAGCAAATCTTAAAAACCCAAGAGTTGACAAGTTTGCCCTTTCAAGTGAACTTTTTTTGCCATCAGCCTGAAGCATTGAATGAAACAGCAAATCAAAGATGGATTGAACATTTAAAACCTGAATTTGCAAAGTTTAATGCAGAAGCGCCACAAGATTTGAAATGCATTTACCCTAGTTTTCTGGACAATGATGATTTTTTAAATTTAGTTTTGCAGACACAACCCAAAGCCGTTAGTTTTCATTTTGGCATTCCACATGCTTATCAAATTCAACAATTAAAAGATGCAAATATTATTACCATGGTGTCTGCCACCAATCTTGCAGAAGCCAAAGCCATCGAAGCAGCAGGTATTGATATCATCATTGCACAAGGTGTAGAAGCAGGTGGGCATCGTGGTATTTTTAATCCTGATTTGGATGGTGCAATTAAAACTTTTGATCTCATTCAACTGATTAAAAAATACTGTCAGACACCTGTCGTCGCTGCGGGCGGTATTATGAACGGTCAACAAGCCAAACAAGCACTGAACTTGGGTGCGGAAGCTGTACAACTCGGCACCGCTTTCGTTCAATGTAAAAGCTCTAATGCCAATACAGCCTATCGCAAAGCATTATTTGACCACCCAATTACCCAAATCACAGCAAGTATTTCAGGACGTCCTGCACGTGGTCTAATTAATCAATGGGCTTCCTTTATTGATCTACCTGATCGTCCACCTGTTGCACCATATCCTTATGCTTATGATTTAGCAAAACAATTGAATGCTTTAGCTGTGCAAAATGGTGAGGTTGGTTATGGAGCTTTTTGGGCAGGTTCAAATGTTGCTCAAATCCGCCCATTAGAAGCACAAGATTTAATCAATCAATTGGTCTTGGAAATGAATCAAGCTTAA
- a CDS encoding DinB family protein: MNKETFQLFAEYNVWATQRLDKHLAEMSDIDFNQNVGLYFKSIAGTLNHLLLGEHSLWYARFKHGISPIVSLDTILHTEKQRLLNELVQKAQHWVEFVDGLDDTKLKGNLTYQRASGTPMSLPYAATLLHVFNHGTHHRGQVTAAMTALEYQCPELDLVYMLAERYQV, from the coding sequence ATGAATAAAGAGACATTTCAACTTTTTGCCGAATACAATGTATGGGCAACTCAGCGTTTGGATAAGCACTTGGCTGAAATGTCAGATATAGATTTTAATCAAAATGTTGGATTATATTTTAAGAGTATTGCAGGAACTTTAAATCATTTATTATTGGGCGAACATAGCTTATGGTACGCACGTTTTAAACATGGTATTTCACCCATTGTGTCTTTAGACACCATTTTACATACGGAAAAACAGCGATTATTGAATGAGTTGGTACAAAAAGCTCAGCATTGGGTTGAATTTGTCGATGGTTTAGATGACACAAAACTCAAAGGAAATTTAACTTATCAGCGAGCCTCAGGTACACCAATGAGTTTACCTTATGCAGCAACATTATTGCATGTATTTAATCATGGCACGCATCATCGGGGACAGGTCACGGCTGCCATGACAGCTTTGGAATATCAATGTCCTGAGTTAGATTTAGTGTATATGCTGGCGGAACGATATCAGGTCTAA
- a CDS encoding DUF4291 domain-containing protein, with protein MPAYHEIRAVYDRDSIAVYQAYNQQIAQLAVQHQKFVAPFSFHRMTWIKPSFLW; from the coding sequence ATGCCTGCATATCATGAAATTCGTGCAGTATATGATCGTGACAGCATCGCGGTCTATCAAGCCTATAATCAACAGATCGCTCAACTGGCAGTGCAACATCAGAAATTTGTTGCGCCATTTTCCTTTCACAGAATGACATGGATTAAACCCTCATTTCTATGGTGA
- a CDS encoding DUF4291 domain-containing protein: protein MGTSIRARTHSCHTHQTYFWERLLAQSVHTNPSLFQTHKDQQWIDLFEQAQVRVQWDPERNLKSAKLEHRSIQIGISRFLIQKFNDEAILAIDDITPLVRKMAQLRKDGQYKHAEKLLPKERIYPLSTALKRHLGID from the coding sequence TTGGGCACGTCAATCAGGGCAAGAACACATTCTTGCCATACGCATCAAACATATTTTTGGGAACGTCTACTTGCTCAAAGCGTACATACTAATCCGAGCTTATTCCAAACACACAAAGATCAACAATGGATTGATCTTTTTGAGCAGGCACAGGTTCGTGTTCAATGGGATCCTGAACGTAATCTGAAAAGTGCCAAACTGGAACATCGTAGTATTCAGATCGGCATCAGTCGTTTTCTGATTCAAAAGTTTAACGATGAGGCAATTCTTGCCATCGATGACATCACGCCTTTGGTTCGAAAAATGGCACAGTTGCGTAAAGATGGACAATATAAACATGCAGAAAAACTGCTGCCCAAAGAACGTATCTATCCTTTAAGCACTGCACTGAAAAGGCATTTAGGGATTGATTAA